Proteins encoded within one genomic window of Macrotis lagotis isolate mMagLag1 chromosome 3, bilby.v1.9.chrom.fasta, whole genome shotgun sequence:
- the LOC141519471 gene encoding olfactory receptor 14I1-like: protein MRELQVLHAVLFLMIYLAALIGNLLTIAAIITDSHLHSPMYFFLSNLSLLDVCTISVTFPKFIVSSLSGIHSLSILGCAIQIFFAAFFITAEFALLVAMSYDRFVAICHPLHYGIIMNPARCLWAASGSWLSGLIYSAAHIGNMFRQPFRGSNVIHQFFCDGPHLLKVLPPDVFHTEFILFLASLCIFLFCFTILVSSYALIFSTVLKIPTVEGRYKAISTCSPQLIILLLFIISITLAILSDISDTSPIQNLLIALSYTALPPLMNPIIYSLRNKQITVAMRKLIRRMIYSLSWIS, encoded by the coding sequence ATGCGGGAGCTGCAGGTCCTACATGCTGTGCTGTTCCTGATGatttacctagctgccctgataggGAATCTTCTCACCATTGCTGCAATTATTACTGACTCACACCTTCACTctcctatgtatttttttctgagcAATTTGTCGCTTTTGGATGTCTGTACCATTTCCGTCACTTTTCCAAAATTTATTGTCAGTTCTTTGTCTGGGATTCATTCTCTGTCCATCCTTGGCTGTGCTATTCAAATCTTTTTTGCTGCATTTTTTATAACAGCAGAGTTTGCTTTGCTTGTGGCCATGTCGTATGACCGCTTTGTGGCCATCTGCCACCCCCTCCACTATGGCATCATCATGAATCCTGCACGTTGTCTCTGGGCAGCATCTGGTTCCTGGCTCAGTGGGCTCATTTATTCAGCTGCCCACATAGGTAACATGTTCCGCCAGCCCTTCAGAGGATCTAATGTGATTCACCAGTTTTTCTGTGATGGCCCTCACCTATTGAAAGTCTTACCCCCTGATGTGTTTCATActgaatttatattatttctgGCAAGTTTATGTATTTTCTTATTCTGCTTTAccattttagtttcttcatatgctCTCATCTTCTCCACTGTCCTCAAGATTCCTACTGTGGAAGGGCGCTACAAGGCCATTTCCACCTGCTCCCCTCAGCTAATTATCCTCCTGTTGTTCATCATTTCAATAACGCTTGCAATCCTCAGTGACATATCTGACACGTCACCGATTCAAAACCTTCTAATTGCATTGTCCTATACAGCATTGCCTCCACTGATGAACCCCATCATCTACAGCCTGAGGAACAAGCAGATTACAGTTGCCATGAGGAAGCTGATCAGGAGGATGATTTATTCCCTCTCCTGGATATCATAA
- the LOC141519470 gene encoding olfactory receptor 14I1-like, whose amino-acid sequence MSYDRFVAICHPLHYGIIMNPARCLWAASGSWLSGLIYSAAHTGNIFRQPFRGSNVIHQFFCDGPHVLKVLSPDVFHTEFILFLASLCIFLFCFTILVSSYVRIFSTVLMIPSVEGRYKAISTCSPQLIILLLFIISITLAILSDISDTSPVQNLLIALSYTALPPLMNPIIYSLRNKQITIAIRKMIRRMIYSPSWKT is encoded by the coding sequence ATGTCGTATGACCGCTTTGTGGCCATCTGTCACCCCCTCCACTATGGCATCATCATGAATCCTGCACGTTGTCTCTGGGCAGCATCTGGTTCCTGGCTCAGTGGGCTCATTTATTCAGCTGCCCACACAGGAAACATCTTCCGCCAGCCCTTCAGAGGATCTAATGTGATTCACCAGTTTTTCTGTGATGGCCCTCATGTATTGAAAGTCTTATCCCCTGATGTGTTTCATActgaatttatattatttctgGCAAGTTTATGTATTTTCTTATTCTGCTTTAccattttagtttcttcatatgttcGTATCTTCTCCACTGTCCTCATGATTCCTTCTGTGGAAGGGCGCTACAAGGCCATTTCCACCTGCTCCCCTCAGCTAATTATTCTCCTGTTGTTTATCATTTCAATAACGCTTGCAATCCTCAGTGACATATCTGACACGTCACCTGTCCAAAATCTTCTAATCGCATTGTCCTATACAGCATTGCCTCCACTGATGAACCCCATCATCTATAGTCTGAGGAACAAGCAGATAACAATTGCCATAAGGAAGATGATCAGGAGGATGATTTATTCCCCCTCCTGGAAAACATAA